A stretch of the Rosa rugosa chromosome 5, drRosRugo1.1, whole genome shotgun sequence genome encodes the following:
- the LOC133707793 gene encoding uncharacterized protein LOC133707793 isoform X1: MVSGTLFHCRKNSWPPQEYIPRNTLQLFDFDSAAPPEQAWRRKLNSNANLLKEFSITFREAIKMVRLGVRLWSYVRQEASHGRKAPIDPFTRGICKPSASQGVPLGGMGSGSISRGFRGEFRQWQIIPGVCDGSPVMANQFSIFISRDGGSKNYASVLAPGQHEGLGKAGDQGISSWGWNLGGQHSTYHALFPRAWTVYDGEPDPELKISCRQISPFIPHNYRDSSLPTAVFVYTLVNTGKERAKVSLLFTWANSIGGTSHLSGDHVNEPFIGEDGVSGVLLHHKTAKGSPPVTFGIAACETQNVSVSVLPSFGLSEGSTVTAKEMWDKMVQDGQFDHENFNSGPCMSSSPGETLCAAVSATAWVEPHGKCTVAFGLSWSSPKVKFLKGSSYPRRYTKFYGTSERAAQDLVHDALTNYKRWEEEIENWQNPILKDEKLPEWYKFTLFNELYFLVAGGTVWIDSPSLETNIKKNQSQLINGEYLDNKASEPKVNGKQGGVVEDTATGCHRSAISDLQKHYEDAGRFLYLEGVEYIMWNTYDVHFYASFALLELFPKIELNIQRDFAKAVLSEDGRKVKFLAEGNWGIRKVRGAVPHDLGTHDPWNEMNAYNIHDTSKWKDLNPKFVLQVYRDFAATGDMSFGVDVWPAVRAAMVYMEQFDRDNDGLIENDGFPDQTYDAWTVHGVSAYCGCLWLAALQAAATMAFQLGDKAFAEWCKTKYLKAKPAFEEKLWNGSYFNYDSGSSSNSKSIQADQLAGQWYTASSGLPSLFDDVKIQSALQKIYDFNVMKVKGGRMGAVNGMHPDGRVDESCMQSREIWTGVTYGVAATMILAGKEKEAFTTAEGIFTAGWSEEGYGYAFQTPEGWTMDGHFRSLIYMRPLSIWSMQWALSMPKAILEAPKANIMDRIHISSISSRSSHSETGVKKIATKAKCFNNSVFNCAC, from the exons ATGGTTAGTGGTACTTTGTTCCATTGTAGAAAGAATTCATGGCCTCCTCAGGAGTATATCCCCAGAAACACCTTACAATTG tTTGATTTCGATAGTGCTGCCCCACCAGAACAAGCCTGGAGGAGGAAGTTAAACAGCAATGCTAATCTTCTTAAAGAATTTAGTATTACATTTAGGGAAGCAATAAAGATG GTTAGGTTAGGTGTACGCTTGTGGTCATATGTCAGACAAGAGGCTTCTCATGGAAGG AAAGCACCTATTGATCCTTTCACACGAGGTATTTGCAAGCCATCTGCATCTCAAGGGGTTCCACTCGGAGGGATGGG AAGTGGCAGCATCTCAAGAGGTTTTAGAGGCGAGTTCAGGCAATGGCAAATCATTCCGGGTGTATGTGATGGTTCTCCTGTCATGGCCAATCAATTCTCT ATCTTTATATCTAGAGATGGAGGGAGTAAAAATTATGCATCAGTCTTGGCCCCAGGTCAACATGAAGGATTAGG AAAAGCTGGTGATCAGGGTATATCATCATGGGGCTGGAATTTGGGTGGTCAGCATTCCACGTACCATGCTCTATTTCCAAGGGCATGGACTGTATATGATG gCGAACCTGATCCAGAATTGAAAATTTCTTGTCGGCAAATATCGCCATTTATCCCTCATAACTATAGAGATAGTAGTCTTCCTACAGCAGTTTTTGTTTATACG TTGGTGAATACTGGAAAAGAAAGAGCAAAAGTCAGCCTACTATTTACATGGGCG AATTCAATTGGAGGAACGTCACACTTGTCGGGAGACCATGTCAATGAACCATTTAT AGGCGAAGATGGAGTCTCTGGTGTACTTCTACATCACAA GACTGCAAAAGGGAGTCCTCCTGTTACTTTTGGAATAGCTGCATGTGAAACACAAAATGTAAGCGTTAGTGTTTTGCCGTCTTTTGGGTTATCAGAAGGAAGTACTGTTACAGCGAAAGAAATGTGGGACAAAATGGTGCAG GATGGACAATTTGATCATGAGAATTTCAATTCGGGGCCATGCATGTCTTCATCACCTGGAGAGACACTTTGTGCTGCAGTTTCAGCTACTGCTTGGGTAGAACCCCATGGGAAGTGCACTGTTGCATTTGGTCTATCGTGGTCATCCCCGAAAGTAAAGTTTTTGAAGGGAAGCTCATACCCAAG GAGGTACACAAAATTCTATGGGACCTCTGAAAGGGCAGCTCAAGACTTGGTGCATGATGCACTAACAA ATTATAAGCGATGGGAAGAAGAGATTGAAAATTGGCAAAATCCTATCCTCAAGGATGAAAAATTACCAGAATG GTACAAGTTCACGTTGTTCAATGAGCTCTACTTCTTGGTCGCTGGTGGAACAGTCTGGATTG ATTCTCCCTCACTAGAAACAAACATCAAGAAGAATCAAAGTCAATTAATAAATGGTGAGTATTTAGATAACAAGGCTTCTGAACCTAAGGTGAATGGCAAACAAGGCGGAGTGGTCGAGGATACTGCAACTGGTTGCCATAGGAGTGCAATATCggacctacaaaaacactatgaAGATGCTGGGAGGTTTCTTTATCTGGAAGGAGTTGAATATATCATGTGGAACACATATGACGTGCACTTCTATGCTTCATTTGCCCTTCTTGAGCTGTTTCCCAAAATTGAACTCAATATACAAAGGGACTTTGCAAAAGCAGTCTTATCTGAAGACGGAAGAAAAGTAAAGTTTCTGGCAGAAGGGAATTGGGGAATTCGTAAGGTTAGAGGAGCTGTCCCCCATGATTTGGGAACACATGATCCTTGGAATGAAATGAATGCGTATAATATTCATGATACTAGTAAGTGGAAGGATCTAAACCCGAAGTTTGTACTTCAGGTGTATAGAGATTTTGCTGCAACAGGGGATATGTCATTTGGAGTTGATGTCTGGCCTGCTGTTCGTGCGGCAATGGTATACATGGAACAATTTGATAGGGACAATGATGGTCTCATTGAGAATGATGGTTTCCCTGACCAGACCTATGACGCTTGGACAGTTCATGGAGTGAGTGCTTACTGTGGTTGCTTGTGGCTTGCTGCACTTCAAGCTGCTGCAACAATGGCCTTTCAACTAGGTGACAAGGCCTTTGCTGAATGGTGCAAAACCAAATATTTGAAGGCCAAACCAGCTTTTGAAGAAAAACTATGGAATGGCTCTTATTTCAATTATGATAGCGGATCAAGTAGTAACAGTAAATCCATACAAGCAGATCAACTGGCCGGACAGTGGTATACTGCATCCTCAGGTTTACCTTCACTTTTTGATGATGTTAAAATCCAAAGTGCTTTGCAGAAAATCTATGATTTTAACGTCATGAAAGTTAAAGGAGGTAGGATGGGTGCTGTAAATGGAATGCACCCTGATGGGAGGGTGGATGAGTCTTGTATGCAGTCTCGTGAAATATGGACTGGTGTCACTTATGGGGTGGCTGCAACGATGATCCTTGCTGGAAAGGAGAAAGAGGCATTTACCACTGCTGAAGGAATTTTTACTGCTGGCTGGTCTGAAGAGGGCTACGG ATATGCGTTTCAGACTCCTGAGGGGTGGACGATGGATGGCCACTTCCGATCTCTGATATATATGAGGCCACTGTCTATATGGAGCATGCAGTGGGCATTATCAATGCCCAAGGCAATTCTTGAGGCTCCTAAGGCCAATATAATGGACAGAATCCATATTTCTTCTATTAGTTCACGATCCTCCCACAGCGAAACAGGTGTGAAAAAGATTGCAACCAAGGCAAAGTGCTTCAATAATTCTGTGTTCAATTGTGCATGCTGA
- the LOC133707793 gene encoding uncharacterized protein LOC133707793 isoform X2, with product MVSGTLFHCRKNSWPPQEYIPRNTLQLFDFDSAAPPEQAWRRKLNSNANLLKEFSITFREAIKMVRLGVRLWSYVRQEASHGRKAPIDPFTRGICKPSASQGVPLGGMGSGSISRGFRGEFRQWQIIPGVCDGSPVMANQFSIFISRDGGSKNYASVLAPGQHEGLGKAGDQGISSWGWNLGGQHSTYHALFPRAWTVYDGEPDPELKISCRQISPFIPHNYRDSSLPTAVFVYTLVNTGKERAKVSLLFTWANSIGGTSHLSGDHVNEPFIGEDGVSGVLLHHKTAKGSPPVTFGIAACETQNVSVSVLPSFGLSEGSTVTAKEMWDKMVQDGQFDHENFNSGPCMSSSPGETLCAAVSATAWVEPHGKCTVAFGLSWSSPKVKFLKGSSYPRRYTKFYGTSERAAQDLVHDALTNYKRWEEEIENWQNPILKDEKLPEWYKFTLFNELYFLVAGGTVWIDSPSLETNIKKNQSQLINGEYLDNKASEPKVNGKQGGVVEDTATGCHRSAISDLQKHYEDAGRFLYLEGVEYIMWNTYDVHFYASFALLELFPKIELNIQRDFAKAVLSEDGRKVKFLAEGNWGIRKVRGAVPHDLGTHDPWNEMNAYNIHDTSKWKDLNPKFVLQVYRDFAATGDMSFGVDVWPAVRAAMVYMEQFDRDNDGLIENDGFPDQTYDAWTVHGVSAYCGCLWLAALQAAATMAFQLGDKAFAEWCKTKYLKAKPAFEEKLWNGSYFNYDSGSSSNSKSIQADQLAGQWYTASSGLPSLFDDVKIQSALQKIYDFNVMKVKGGRMGAVNGMHPDGRVDESCMQSREIWTGVTYGVAATMILAGKEKEAFTTAEGIFTAGWSEEGYGYAFQTPEGWTMDGHFRSLIYMRPLSIWSMQWALSMPKAILEAPKANIMDRIHISSISSRSSHSETVK from the exons ATGGTTAGTGGTACTTTGTTCCATTGTAGAAAGAATTCATGGCCTCCTCAGGAGTATATCCCCAGAAACACCTTACAATTG tTTGATTTCGATAGTGCTGCCCCACCAGAACAAGCCTGGAGGAGGAAGTTAAACAGCAATGCTAATCTTCTTAAAGAATTTAGTATTACATTTAGGGAAGCAATAAAGATG GTTAGGTTAGGTGTACGCTTGTGGTCATATGTCAGACAAGAGGCTTCTCATGGAAGG AAAGCACCTATTGATCCTTTCACACGAGGTATTTGCAAGCCATCTGCATCTCAAGGGGTTCCACTCGGAGGGATGGG AAGTGGCAGCATCTCAAGAGGTTTTAGAGGCGAGTTCAGGCAATGGCAAATCATTCCGGGTGTATGTGATGGTTCTCCTGTCATGGCCAATCAATTCTCT ATCTTTATATCTAGAGATGGAGGGAGTAAAAATTATGCATCAGTCTTGGCCCCAGGTCAACATGAAGGATTAGG AAAAGCTGGTGATCAGGGTATATCATCATGGGGCTGGAATTTGGGTGGTCAGCATTCCACGTACCATGCTCTATTTCCAAGGGCATGGACTGTATATGATG gCGAACCTGATCCAGAATTGAAAATTTCTTGTCGGCAAATATCGCCATTTATCCCTCATAACTATAGAGATAGTAGTCTTCCTACAGCAGTTTTTGTTTATACG TTGGTGAATACTGGAAAAGAAAGAGCAAAAGTCAGCCTACTATTTACATGGGCG AATTCAATTGGAGGAACGTCACACTTGTCGGGAGACCATGTCAATGAACCATTTAT AGGCGAAGATGGAGTCTCTGGTGTACTTCTACATCACAA GACTGCAAAAGGGAGTCCTCCTGTTACTTTTGGAATAGCTGCATGTGAAACACAAAATGTAAGCGTTAGTGTTTTGCCGTCTTTTGGGTTATCAGAAGGAAGTACTGTTACAGCGAAAGAAATGTGGGACAAAATGGTGCAG GATGGACAATTTGATCATGAGAATTTCAATTCGGGGCCATGCATGTCTTCATCACCTGGAGAGACACTTTGTGCTGCAGTTTCAGCTACTGCTTGGGTAGAACCCCATGGGAAGTGCACTGTTGCATTTGGTCTATCGTGGTCATCCCCGAAAGTAAAGTTTTTGAAGGGAAGCTCATACCCAAG GAGGTACACAAAATTCTATGGGACCTCTGAAAGGGCAGCTCAAGACTTGGTGCATGATGCACTAACAA ATTATAAGCGATGGGAAGAAGAGATTGAAAATTGGCAAAATCCTATCCTCAAGGATGAAAAATTACCAGAATG GTACAAGTTCACGTTGTTCAATGAGCTCTACTTCTTGGTCGCTGGTGGAACAGTCTGGATTG ATTCTCCCTCACTAGAAACAAACATCAAGAAGAATCAAAGTCAATTAATAAATGGTGAGTATTTAGATAACAAGGCTTCTGAACCTAAGGTGAATGGCAAACAAGGCGGAGTGGTCGAGGATACTGCAACTGGTTGCCATAGGAGTGCAATATCggacctacaaaaacactatgaAGATGCTGGGAGGTTTCTTTATCTGGAAGGAGTTGAATATATCATGTGGAACACATATGACGTGCACTTCTATGCTTCATTTGCCCTTCTTGAGCTGTTTCCCAAAATTGAACTCAATATACAAAGGGACTTTGCAAAAGCAGTCTTATCTGAAGACGGAAGAAAAGTAAAGTTTCTGGCAGAAGGGAATTGGGGAATTCGTAAGGTTAGAGGAGCTGTCCCCCATGATTTGGGAACACATGATCCTTGGAATGAAATGAATGCGTATAATATTCATGATACTAGTAAGTGGAAGGATCTAAACCCGAAGTTTGTACTTCAGGTGTATAGAGATTTTGCTGCAACAGGGGATATGTCATTTGGAGTTGATGTCTGGCCTGCTGTTCGTGCGGCAATGGTATACATGGAACAATTTGATAGGGACAATGATGGTCTCATTGAGAATGATGGTTTCCCTGACCAGACCTATGACGCTTGGACAGTTCATGGAGTGAGTGCTTACTGTGGTTGCTTGTGGCTTGCTGCACTTCAAGCTGCTGCAACAATGGCCTTTCAACTAGGTGACAAGGCCTTTGCTGAATGGTGCAAAACCAAATATTTGAAGGCCAAACCAGCTTTTGAAGAAAAACTATGGAATGGCTCTTATTTCAATTATGATAGCGGATCAAGTAGTAACAGTAAATCCATACAAGCAGATCAACTGGCCGGACAGTGGTATACTGCATCCTCAGGTTTACCTTCACTTTTTGATGATGTTAAAATCCAAAGTGCTTTGCAGAAAATCTATGATTTTAACGTCATGAAAGTTAAAGGAGGTAGGATGGGTGCTGTAAATGGAATGCACCCTGATGGGAGGGTGGATGAGTCTTGTATGCAGTCTCGTGAAATATGGACTGGTGTCACTTATGGGGTGGCTGCAACGATGATCCTTGCTGGAAAGGAGAAAGAGGCATTTACCACTGCTGAAGGAATTTTTACTGCTGGCTGGTCTGAAGAGGGCTACGG ATATGCGTTTCAGACTCCTGAGGGGTGGACGATGGATGGCCACTTCCGATCTCTGATATATATGAGGCCACTGTCTATATGGAGCATGCAGTGGGCATTATCAATGCCCAAGGCAATTCTTGAGGCTCCTAAGGCCAATATAATGGACAGAATCCATATTTCTTCTATTAGTTCACGATCCTCCCACAGCGAAACAG TGAAGTAA
- the LOC133713195 gene encoding putative calcium-transporting ATPase 13, plasma membrane-type: protein MSSSSASNLHAKVWSIELILDVRNKSLNVQKRKWHSAFVAIYCSRAFLKPPVLKDININTKLLSRSPSYTTISVDDSVSVPDANGFRIDQTRLTELVKAKDLKQLHELGGVQGVGEALKTDVEHGIHGENAEDILKRIEAFGSNTYKRPPKKGFLHFVWEAFKDLTILILLGCAALSLGFGIKEHGLKEGWIDGGSICLAIILVISVSAISNYRQSIQFDKLSKVSNNLQIEAVRKGRRQQISIFDIVVGDVICLKIGDQVPADGLLLDGHSLSVDESSMTGESDHVEISITQNPFLFSGTKIADGYGRMLVTSVGMNTNWGEMMSKISQDTSEKTPLQARLDKLTSSIGKVGLAVAFLVLSVMLVRYFTGNTVDENGSKMFNGSKTKVDDIINAIIGIVAAAVTIVVVAIPEGLPLAVTLTLAYSMKRMMADNAMVRKLSACETMGSATTICTDKTGTLTMNQMKVTKFWLGKESVEEEAYSSISPFVLDFIQEGVALNTTGSVYRPSLDSKIEISGSPTEKAILSWAVHDTKMDMEKVVKSCSILHVEAFNSQKKRSGVLIKRKADNTVQVHFKGAAEMILAMCTSYYDASGIVKDMDYNEKVNFEQIIQGMAASSLRCISFAHKEVAAEEQVEGDQKVVLKEDGLTLLGLVGLKDPCRPGVKKAVEDCQYAGVNIKMITGDNVFTAKAIATECGILRPGQDMLGAVIEGVEFRNYTPEQRMEKVEAICVMARSSPFDKLLMVQCLKQKGHVVAVTGDGTNDAPALKEADIGLSMGIQGTEVAKESSDIVIMDDNFASVATVLMWGRCVYNNIQKFIQFQLTVNVAALVINFVAAVSAGQVPLTAVQLLWVNLIMDTLGALALATEKPTKELMEKPPVGRTAPLITNVMWRNLLPQALYQITVLLILQFRGKVIFGVTDKVKDTLIFNTFVLCQVFNEFNARKLEKKNVFKGIHTNKLFMGIIAATIILQVVMVEFLKKFADTERLNWGQWGICIGIAVISWPIGWVFKSIPVPEKSFLSYLKMKNYKSNI from the coding sequence ATGTCTAGTAGTTCTGCTAGTAACTTGCATGCAAAAGTGTGGAGCATCGAGTTGATCCTAGATGTTCGAAACAAAAGTCTTAACGTGCAGAAGAGAAAGTGGCATTCTGCCTTTGTGGCCATCTACTGCTCTAGAGCCTTCCTCAAACCTCCTGTGCTAAAAGACATCAACATCAACACCAAATTACTATCTCGCTCTCCCTCTTACACAACCATTAGTGTTGATGATTCGGTTTCGGTGCCAGACGCTAATGGCTTCAGAATAGACCAAACAAGACTCACTGAGCTTGTGAAGGCAAAAGATTTAAAGCAGCTCCATGAGTTGGGAGGGGTTCAAGGTGTAGGAGAAGCACTCAAAACTGATGTAGAGCATGGAATTCATGGCGAAAATGCTGAAGACATTCTCAAGAGAATCGAAGCGTTTGGTTCCAACACATACAAGAGACCACCAAAAAAAGGCTTCTTACATTTTGTTTGGGAAGCCTTCAAAGACCTCACAATCTTAATCCTCTTGGGATGTGCTGCGCTTTCTCTTGGTTTTGGAATCAAAGAGCATGGATTAAAAGAAGGTTGGATTGACGGTGGAAGCATATGTCTTGCAATCATTCTAGTTATTTCTGTTTCGGCCATAAGCAACTATAGACAGAGCATACAATTTGACAAATTGTCAAAAGTCAGTAATAATCTCCAGATTGAGGCTGTGAGAAAGGGAAGGCGCCAACAGATTTCGATATTTGATATTGTGGTTGGTGATGTCATTTGTTTGAAGATTGGAGATCAAGTTCCAGCTGATGGATTGCTTCTGGATGGCCATTCTTTATCAGTAGATGAATCAAGCATGACAGGGGAGAGTGACCATGTTGAAATTAGCATTACTCAGAATCCATTCTTATTTTCTGGAACTAAAATTGCTGATGGTTATGGTCGGATGCTTGTCACATCTGTTGGGATGAACACAAATTGGGGTGAAATGATGAGCAAAATTAGCCAGGACACGAGTGAAAAGACGCCTCTACAAGCACGTCTAGACAAGCTAACTTCATCTATAGGTAAAGTTGGTTTGGCAGTTGCTTTCTTAGTTCTTTCAGTCATGTTGGTTCGATACTTCACAGGGAATACCGTGGATGAGAATGGAAGCAAAATGTTCAATGGCAGCAAGACAAAAGTAGATGACATAATAAATGCTATCATTGGAATTGTAGCAGCTGCGGTTACAATTGTTGTAGTAGCAATTCCAGAAGGTCTGCCATTGGCTGTGACTCTCACTCTTGCTTATTCCATGAAGAGAATGATGGCTGATAATGCAATGGTACGGAAGCTCTCTGCTTGTGAGACCATGGGGTCTGCTACAACAATTTGTACAGACAAAACAGGTACTCTGACCATGAACCAGATGAAGGTGACTAAGTTTTGGTTGGGGAAAGAATCTGTGGAAGAAGAAGCTTATTCATCTATTTCTCCTTTTGTTCTCGACTTTATTCAAGAAGGGGTTGCTCTCAATACAACTGGTAGTGTGTACAGGCCTAGCTTGGATTCAAAAATTGAGATCTCTGGCAGTCCAACCGAAAAGGCTATTCTATCATGGGCGGTTCATGATACAAAGATGGATATGGAGAAAGTGGTGAAGAGTTGTAGCATTCTCCATGTTGAGGCTTTCAATTCACAGAAGAAACGTAGTGGGGTTTTGATTAAGAGGAAGGCGGATAATACAGTCCAAGTACATTTTAAAGGAGCTGCAGAGATGATACTAGCAATGTGTACAAGTTACTATGATGCCTCTGGCATTGTTAAGGATATGGATTACAATGAAAAAGTGAACTTTGAGCAGATTATTCAAGGTATGGCAGCCAGCAGCCTCAGATGCATCTCATTCGCACATAAAGAAGTTGCAGCAGAGGAGCAAGTTGAAGGAGACCAGAAAGTTGTGCTAAAGGAAGATGGTTTGACCCTATTGGGACTTGTAGGTCTTAAAGATCCATGTCGTCCAGGAGTGAAGAAAGCAGTTGAAGACTGTCAATATGCAGGTGTGAACATCAAAATGATCACTGGCGATAATGTTTTCACTGCAAAAGCCATAGCTACTGAGTGTGGGATACTCAGGCCTGGTCAGGACATGCTCGGAGCAGTCATAGAAGGTGTCGAATTTCGCAACTACACTCCAGAACAGAGAATGGAGAAGGTTGAGGCAATATGTGTAATGGCGAGGTCTTCTCCTTTTGATAAGCTTCTGATGGTACAATGCTTGAAGCAGAAAGGTCATGTAGTTGCAGTGACAGGTGATGGAACCAATGATGCACCAGCATTGAAAGAAGCTGATATAGGACTTTCTATGGGGATTCAAGGCACAGAAGTTGCTAAAGAGAGCTCGGATATTGTGATCATGGATGATAACTTTGCTTCAGTTGCTACAGTTTTGATGTGGGGAAGATGTGTGTACAATAATATCCAGAAGTTCATCCAATTCCAGCTCACTGTCAATGTTGCAGCTCTTGTGATCAACTTTGTAGCCGCAGTTTCAGCAGGTCAAGTCCCATTAACAGCAGTTCAGTTATTGTGGGTAAACTTGATCATGGACACACTTGGAGCTCTTGCTCTTGCCACAGAAAAGCCCACAAAAGAACTCATGGAGAAGCCACCAGTGGGAAGGACAGCGCCTCTCATCACAAATGTCATGTGGAGGAACCTCTTACCTCAAGCATTGTACCAGATAACAGTCCTCTTGATCTTGCAATTCAGGGGCAAAGTCATCTTTGGTGTCACTGATAAGGTAAAGGACACATTGATCTTCAACACTTTTGTGCTTTGCCAGGTTTTCAATGAGTTCAATGCGAGGAAGCTAGAGAAGAAGAATGTCTTCAAGGGAATACACACCAACAAGTTATTTATGGGAATCATTGCAGCAACAATTATTCTCCAAGTGGTGATGGTGGAGTTTCTTAAGAAATTTGCAGATACAGAGAGATTGAACTGGGGACAATGGGGTATATGCATTGGCATTGCAGTCATCTCTTGGCCAATTGGCTGGGTGTTCAAGTCAATACCTGTTCCAGAGAAATCCTTTCTCAGTTATCTAAAGATGAAGAATTATAAGAGCAacatttga